The DNA region ACTATTGACTAATAGCTAAACAATCATTTTCTGCCCACCAAGCGTAGATGGGCGTGTCGCGGTCTGGTAAAACGCCAAAAGTATTTGGTTGCAACACATTTATGCTAATGCCATTTGTTAATTCCACAACATAATTAACATGTGTGCCTAAATACATAACATTGACAAGCCGTCCTTCAAAACAGTTAGTTGGCAAATTGGGTGGATAAAGCGAAAGCTGTATTTTTTCTGGCCGCACGCACACTACCACTGCTTGTGATAATTCAGATGGTGTATCTTCAGCGCGGCTAATGACAATTGAGAGTCCCGTTTTTGTCGAAATTTTAATATTAGAAGAGTCTACTGCGACAATTTCACCGCTAAATAAATTAGTATCGCCAATAAAATCAGCAACAAAGGATGTGCAAGGACGTTCGTAGATTTGGCTGGGAGTGCCAACTTGTTCAATTTTGCCTTGGTTCATTACGGCAATGCGATCGCTCAAAGACAATGCTTCTTCTTGGTCGTGTGTCACCATCACAAAGGTCACTCCCAAATCTTTGTGTAAATTCGATAACTCCACTTGCATTTCTTTACGCAGTTTTAAATCTAACGCCCCTAAAGGTTCATCCAGTAATACCACGGTAGGACGGTTGACTAAAGCCCTTGCTAAAGCGACTCGCTGCTGTTGACCACCAGAAAGTTGACTGGGAAAGCGCGATCGCAAACTTTCCATTTTCACGAGTTTTAAAGCTTCTTCGACTCTAGCTTCAATTTTCGATTTGGGTATTTTTTTTAACCGCAGTCCGAAGGCAATGTTATTCCAGACATTCAAGTGGTTAAATAGAGCGTAACTTTGAAATACAGTATTGACGGGTCGGCGGTAAGGCGGCACATTAGTCATAGACTGACCCTGAATCAACACCTTGCCAGCGTCAGCGATTTCAAACCCAGCGATTAAACGCAGTGTTGTTGTTTTACCACAACCGGAGGGGCCTAAAATACTAAAAAATTCTCCCTGTCTGATATCCAAATCGATTCCATTTACTGCTGGTTCTTGGTTAAAAAACTTGAACACGTTACGCAGTTCAACATCAAGTGGCTGAAAAGTTGTTATCCCCCTTTGATTGTGCATGACAATTTGAGCCATAATCCTCAGTAAAATGCCGTGATATTACGTGATGTCAGTAGTCTATTGGGCAGACTAGATTTGACACTTTGGTTTATTGTATCCGCCAAAAACAATTGTTCAAGAATATACTTGTCCAATTCTTTTATACCCAGTACTGGGCATCAGTTTAGGGTAATTGTATACAGATAATACCTTTATTGGAATCATTATTGTCTTATGTCTTTATTTCCATCAATTGGCAACAAAAAAGATACACGTACAGTTGGACGTGGTTTCCAATCAATATTTTTAATCGTATTTACCGTATTAATACTCGCTGGTATTGAGGCTCGTTTGGCATATTTGCAAATTGTTGAAGGGCCAAAACTCCGGGAACGAGCCGAAGCGAACCGCATTCGGATGATTCTTAAACAACCAGAACGAGGAAATATTTTTGACCGCAACGGTAAACTTTTAGCCACTACTCGCTATCCCAGCTCTGTATATTTGTGGCCGATGGCACATACTAAGCCTTCCTGGTCTGTAGTCGGCCCGCGTCTAGCGCAAATTCTCAACATTCCCCAAGATGAAATGGAAAAGAAATTAGAACAAGCTGGTGCTAATTCTTCTTCACTCATCCGGGTTGCTCGTGATCTAAATGAAGCAGAAATCACAGCATTAAAGGAGTATAAAAATGAATTGCCGGAAGTAGAAATTAATACAGATTCTGTGCGTTATTATCCCCACGGCAAGGAATTGGCTCATGTACTAGGTTATACGCGAGAGTTGACCCCCGACCAGTTAAAGGACAAAAAGCAGCAAGGCTATCGACTTGGAGATGTAATCGGTCAGATGGGGGTGGAAAAGGCTTATGAAAAAATGCTACGCGGTGAATGGGGCGGTCAGCAGGTGGAAGTAGATGGTGCAGGTAGACCAATCCGGGTTTTGGGGGAGAAACAGGCAAAAGCTGGTAACGATTTGCACCTGACCATAGATTTAGATGTGCAAAAGGCAGCAGAAAAAGCTTTAGGAAATCACCGAGGGGCGATCGCAGCACTCGATCCGAATAACGGTGCTGTTTTAGCACTGGTATCTTACCCCACCTTTGACCCGAATATCTTCTCTAAACAAAAACTGTCCCAGAAAGATTGGGAAACCTTGCAAGGAAAAGATCATCCCTTGGTTAATCGTGCCCTGAGTGCCTTTCCGCCCGCCAGTACTTTTAAAATTGTCACCACGACAGCCGGGTTAGAATCAGGTAAATTTTCTCCTGATACAATATTACAGACCTTTGGTTCTCTGACCGTTGGTGGGGTGACTTTTGGTGAGTGGAACCATGCCGGATTTGGGCCATTAGGATTTCCACGAGCGATCGCTATGAGTAGTGATACTTTCTTCTATCAAGTTGGTAGAAAAGTCGGTGGCCCAACTTTAATCGAATGGAGTCGCAAATACGGATTTGGTCAAAGAACTGGCATTGAATTTCAGGGCGAAGAATCAAAAGGTTTGGTTCCAGATGAAACATGGAAGAAAAGAGTTTTGAAAACACCTTGGACTGTAGGCGACACCATTAATATGTCAATTGGTCAAGGTGCTTTGCAAGTGACACCCCTGCAATCGGCGATTATGTTTTCTGTCCCTGCTAATGGCGGGTATCGAGTTCAGCCGCATTTGCTCAAAGACAACGAACAAGCAAAAAGTTGGCGAGAATCCTTAAATATGAAGCCGACAACTATCAAGGTTCTCCGTGACGGACTGCGGCGGGTAGTGAGTGAGGGTACTGGTAAACGCTTGGACGTACCGACAATTGCCCCAGCGTCTGGAAAGAGTGGCACTGCTGAAGCTGGTGTTGGTCGCCCCAATCATACTTGGTTTGGTGCTTATGCCCCTAGTAACAAGCCGGAAATTGTGGTTGTGGCCTTTGGGGAAAATACTGGCGAACATGGCGGTACTATTTGCGGGCCGATGGTTTTACAAGTGCTAGAAGCTTATTTTCAGCATAAGTATCCAGGTAAGTATCAAAAACCTCAGCTTGATCCATCAGAAGCTAAAACTCAGAGTTCAGGGCATGGTACTGGAGACTAGTACGCTGTTTCATAAAATATAAAGGGTGAACTCATTCTTAACTTTTCTTGCTTTGCGCTCTTTGCGGTTCGTTCTCTTAACCCTCAAAATTAATCGGACTCTCCTTTTAGGCTACGGTATACACACAAGTCTCTGTATCTGCACTTTTGTTGTATCACCTTGCACATTTGTTGCATTGACCTGCATCTTTGTTGCATCCACCTACAAAAATTAACCCACCTACCTTACACAGCAACTTTAAAAGACTTGTCTGCACACTGTAGCCTAAAAAGAGAGAGGCTTTAACGAACTTTGGGGGTTTAAGTCCCCAGCAAGATAGGCAGCACGTTTTGTGTCGGGGTCTAAATCCCCGTCACAAAACGTAATTGCGAATTGCGTTAGCGGAGCGGGGCGTTAGCCCATTGCGAATTGCGAATTGGTTTAAATCTTACTCCCCAACGCTAGAAGGAAAGAGGCTGGGAGTTAGGTCTATAGTCTATATTTTATGCAATTGGGAACCGCTATATTTAATCAGGAGCTAGTATTATCCCGCAAAATTAATGGGACAGAGCATTACACGCCTTAAAGGTTCTGTGAACAAGTAGCAATTGATAATAAAGTAATGTCTGACTATACAGAACTGAACCATAGGAATCATATTTAATTTTTGAACAAAATTAGGTATTGTAGGGTGTGTTAGAACGCAGTTCGTAACGCACCAAACCCTTGATGATGGTGCGTTACGCTGTCGCTAACACACCCTACGTATCTTTTCATAAATCAAATACTAGTCCTATATGAGATACTCAAATCATTTTTTCCTCGCGCTGTTTACTGCATTTTTATGCATAGCCTTATCCCCTGTTTTAGCTAAACCTCCTGCCGTCTACTCTCCCATGCAAAATTTGGCCGAGCAAGGGGAGTGGGGAAAACAAGGAAGTAGTGAAAGCACGGAATTGATAAATGCTGAATCCTCTACTTTCTACTCCCTGCTCCCCCAGAAAAGCGGTTCATCTCAAACGGCAAGCTTAGTGGAACAAGGCAAAATATT from Nostoc commune NIES-4072 includes:
- a CDS encoding ABC transporter ATP-binding protein, producing the protein MAQIVMHNQRGITTFQPLDVELRNVFKFFNQEPAVNGIDLDIRQGEFFSILGPSGCGKTTTLRLIAGFEIADAGKVLIQGQSMTNVPPYRRPVNTVFQSYALFNHLNVWNNIAFGLRLKKIPKSKIEARVEEALKLVKMESLRSRFPSQLSGGQQQRVALARALVNRPTVVLLDEPLGALDLKLRKEMQVELSNLHKDLGVTFVMVTHDQEEALSLSDRIAVMNQGKIEQVGTPSQIYERPCTSFVADFIGDTNLFSGEIVAVDSSNIKISTKTGLSIVISRAEDTPSELSQAVVVCVRPEKIQLSLYPPNLPTNCFEGRLVNVMYLGTHVNYVVELTNGISINVLQPNTFGVLPDRDTPIYAWWAENDCLAISQ
- the mrdA gene encoding penicillin-binding protein 2, whose product is MSLFPSIGNKKDTRTVGRGFQSIFLIVFTVLILAGIEARLAYLQIVEGPKLRERAEANRIRMILKQPERGNIFDRNGKLLATTRYPSSVYLWPMAHTKPSWSVVGPRLAQILNIPQDEMEKKLEQAGANSSSLIRVARDLNEAEITALKEYKNELPEVEINTDSVRYYPHGKELAHVLGYTRELTPDQLKDKKQQGYRLGDVIGQMGVEKAYEKMLRGEWGGQQVEVDGAGRPIRVLGEKQAKAGNDLHLTIDLDVQKAAEKALGNHRGAIAALDPNNGAVLALVSYPTFDPNIFSKQKLSQKDWETLQGKDHPLVNRALSAFPPASTFKIVTTTAGLESGKFSPDTILQTFGSLTVGGVTFGEWNHAGFGPLGFPRAIAMSSDTFFYQVGRKVGGPTLIEWSRKYGFGQRTGIEFQGEESKGLVPDETWKKRVLKTPWTVGDTINMSIGQGALQVTPLQSAIMFSVPANGGYRVQPHLLKDNEQAKSWRESLNMKPTTIKVLRDGLRRVVSEGTGKRLDVPTIAPASGKSGTAEAGVGRPNHTWFGAYAPSNKPEIVVVAFGENTGEHGGTICGPMVLQVLEAYFQHKYPGKYQKPQLDPSEAKTQSSGHGTGD